A region from the Triplophysa rosa linkage group LG4, Trosa_1v2, whole genome shotgun sequence genome encodes:
- the LOC130552460 gene encoding uncharacterized protein LOC130552460 has translation MQTPPTTPFADVIQALAGLHQEHHQALLDLQKEQEKRFQLLLQAQTDDRELFRGWITHQGHSEGAPSAVGPSAPLLLHKMGPQDDPEAFLELFERSAEVSGWLRDSWAARLIPLLSGEAQLAAQQLPVQNLRSYADLRKAILQRVGLTQEQQRQRFRSLELGDGGQPFVFAQRLRDACRKWLLDNDGDVDTIVERVVLEQFVGRLPTETAQWVQCHRPASLSQAVQLADDHMAACRGVGEPQNSPLSFFPVPRSRPVPQAAAQARGGPGSRFLPNVKATLRRGEASGTSTSSPFIPASSRQSLGLLPATGAAGRPGPACWRCGDPGHLIKRCPVMEVGAVIRIPDAPRAALDQAGLYQIP, from the coding sequence ATGCAAACTCCGCCAACCACGCCGTTTGCAGACGTCATCCAGGCGCTCGCGGGACTCCATCAAGAGCACCATCAGGCGCTGCTGGACCTACAAAAAGAGCAGGAGAAGAGGTTCCAGCTGCTCCTCCAGGCCCAGACGGATGACCGCGAGCTGTTCCGGGGCTGGATTACACACCAAGGGCATTCCGAGGGGGCACCATCGGCCGTCGGCCCGTCTGCCCCACTGCTGTTGCATAAGATGGGGCCGCAGGATGACCCAGAGGCCTTCCTGGAGCTCTTCGAGAGGTCCGCGGAGGTATCTGGCTGGCTCCGGGACAGCTGGGCCGCCCGGCTTATTCCGCTGTTATCGGGGGAGGCCCAGCTCGCGGCCCAACAGCTGCCGGTGCAGAACCTCCGGAGCTACGCGGACCTCCGGAAGGCCATCCTCCAGCGGGTGGGACTGACCCAGGAGCAGCAGCGCCAGCGCTTCCGGTCGCTGGAGCTTGGGGACGGCGGCCAGCCCTTCGTGTTTGCCCAACGGCTCCGGGACgcctgccgcaaatggctgctgGACAACGACGGCGATGTCGACACGATCGTGGAGCGGGTGGTTCTGGAGCAGTTCGTGGGACGGCTGCCCACGGAGACGGCTCAGTGGGTACAGTGCCACCGGCCGGCATCGCTGTCCCAGGCCGTCCAGTTGGCGGATGACCACATGGCGGCGTGCCGTGGGGTCGGCGAACCTCAAAACTctcctctttctttttttcctgtACCTAGGTCCCGTCCGGTACCGCAGGCAGCGGCTCAGGCCCGAGGCGGCCCGGGATCCAGGTTCCTGCCGAATGTTAAAGCCACCCTCCGGCGTGGCGAGGCTTCCGGGACGTCAACTTCCTCTCCCTTCATACCTGCCTCTTCTCGCCAATCCCTTGGCCTGCTTCCTGCCACTGGGGCGGCGGGTAGgcctgggccggcctgttggcgGTGTGGGGATCCGGGGCACCTCATCAAGAGGTGTCCGGTTATGGAGGTTGGTGCGGTGATCCGGATCCCCGACGCCCCGCGGGCTGCCCTCGATCAAGCTGGCCTGTACCAAATACCT